One window of the Gottschalkia purinilytica genome contains the following:
- a CDS encoding sensor histidine kinase, whose amino-acid sequence MSQTDNIAELFNKENLDKLKYTEDDKNKVSLKLEKINLELEKMFKKELDENKRKEALIIHQAKLAAMGEMIGNIAHQWRQPLNSLGLIISNIEDSYMYNDLSNEYLHSSVQTSKKLISQMSNTIDDFRDFLKPKNKKEEFCLYECIVSVLELFEENLRFNNIKVIFENIVMENAFGYENQYSQAIFNIISNSIDALASTGRPDKKIVISIYLEDDKIVSEFTDNGGGIKEEIADRIFNPYFTTKKEKQGTGLGLYITKTIIENNMGGKVEWKNQEEGVSMKVSLPKDGGKKNL is encoded by the coding sequence ATTTCTCAAACAGATAATATAGCTGAACTATTTAATAAAGAAAATTTAGATAAATTAAAGTATACAGAAGATGACAAGAACAAAGTTTCTCTAAAACTTGAAAAAATAAATCTTGAACTAGAGAAGATGTTTAAAAAAGAACTTGACGAAAATAAAAGAAAAGAAGCGTTAATAATTCATCAAGCAAAGCTTGCTGCAATGGGAGAAATGATAGGAAATATAGCACATCAGTGGAGACAACCATTGAATAGTCTAGGATTAATAATATCTAATATTGAGGATAGCTATATGTATAATGATCTTAGTAATGAATATTTACACTCTTCAGTTCAAACATCTAAGAAATTGATATCCCAAATGTCAAATACTATTGATGATTTTAGAGACTTTTTGAAGCCTAAAAATAAAAAAGAAGAATTTTGTTTGTATGAGTGTATAGTTTCTGTACTTGAACTATTTGAAGAAAACCTAAGATTCAATAATATAAAAGTTATATTTGAAAACATTGTAATGGAAAATGCTTTTGGGTATGAAAACCAATATTCCCAGGCTATATTTAATATAATTTCTAATTCAATAGATGCTTTAGCTTCTACGGGCAGACCAGATAAAAAAATTGTTATAAGTATATATTTGGAAGATGATAAAATAGTATCAGAATTCACAGATAATGGTGGAGGAATAAAAGAAGAAATAGCAGATAGAATATTTAATCCTTATTTTACTACAAAAAAAGAAAAACAAGGTACAGGTCTTGGACTTTATATAACTAAAACTATTATTGAAAATAACATGGGAGGAAAGGTAGAGTGGAAAAATCAAGAAGAGGGAGTATCTATGAAAGTTTCTTTACCCAAAGATGGTGGTAAAAAAAATTTATAA
- a CDS encoding Na-translocating system protein MpsC family protein → MLNISERGLLSNIRLLLVEDEELARDELSRFLKRRVGKLYIAQNGLEGLEKIKEYDPDMIVTDLKMPNMDGLEMIRTARKNGYDGAVIIVSALSDSETILKAVDVGIVKYMVKPVDTEKLILTMGDLASNILKTKMNHTVIDDKLLIDKDAKREIEQKIRGEIAHFIKSCTGKGPRNVQVFIQGNIISVKAEGVLTLLESTLVSNNKNNSLVNYNRRLLYLENKRLIEKSIENIVETKVNLLEIEVDSCKNFDFVKFSFL, encoded by the coding sequence TTGCTAAATATTAGCGAAAGGGGTTTACTAAGTAACATAAGGTTACTTCTTGTAGAGGATGAAGAACTTGCCAGAGATGAACTTTCAAGATTTTTAAAAAGAAGAGTAGGAAAGCTTTATATAGCACAAAATGGACTAGAAGGTCTAGAAAAAATAAAAGAATATGATCCAGATATGATAGTTACAGATTTAAAAATGCCTAACATGGATGGGCTTGAAATGATAAGAACGGCAAGAAAAAACGGATATGATGGAGCAGTTATAATAGTTTCAGCTCTTTCTGATAGTGAAACTATTTTGAAAGCTGTCGATGTAGGAATAGTAAAGTATATGGTAAAACCAGTAGACACTGAAAAACTAATATTAACTATGGGAGATTTAGCTTCTAATATATTAAAAACTAAAATGAATCATACGGTTATAGATGATAAACTTTTAATTGACAAAGATGCTAAACGTGAAATAGAGCAAAAGATAAGAGGTGAAATAGCACATTTTATAAAATCTTGTACCGGAAAAGGACCTAGAAATGTTCAAGTATTTATACAGGGTAATATAATAAGTGTAAAAGCTGAAGGGGTACTAACACTTTTAGAAAGTACCTTAGTATCTAACAATAAAAATAATAGTTTGGTAAATTACAATAGGAGACTTTTGTACTTAGAAAATAAACGTCTAATAGAAAAATCTATAGAAAATATTGTAGAAACTAAGGTTAATTTGTTGGAAATAGAAGTAGATTCGTGCAAAAACTTTGATTTTGTAAAATTTTCGTTTTTATAG
- a CDS encoding uracil-xanthine permease family protein, which yields MSKEASIYELEGKPSLKVAIPLGLQHVLAMFTGNIAPIIILAGVINIAEADRVLMIQSAMIVAGLVTLVQLYPIWKVGSGLPLVMGTSFAFVPTVLAVGQKYGLAGVLGGSLGGTLVEVLLGFFIKPLRKFFPPIVTGTVLIAIGLSLIPTGIKYFAGGEGAKDFGSPQNLILGLIVLLTVILLQRFGKGVFSIAAILIALVLGYIIAIPMGKVDFTGVSQAGWFSLPRPLKFGLEFHLDAILKFAAVYLIAGLETIGNISAIASSGLDREATDDEMTGAVLANGFGSAFASIFGVLPNIGFGQNAGIVAMTKVVNRFCVATGAAFLVFAGIVPKFGAICAAMPPSVLGGAVTMIFASITVSGIKMVSSKGIDSRISTILSVSLGVGIGFSQVPAALEFMPAFFKGFFGDPVVAAGILALILNIVFPEKAEKKSDEKNNLATE from the coding sequence ATGAGTAAAGAGGCTTCTATTTACGAGTTAGAAGGCAAACCGAGTCTTAAAGTAGCGATTCCTTTAGGACTACAACACGTTTTAGCAATGTTTACTGGAAATATTGCACCTATAATTATTTTAGCAGGAGTAATAAATATAGCAGAGGCTGACAGGGTTTTAATGATTCAATCTGCTATGATAGTAGCAGGTCTAGTTACTTTAGTTCAGTTATATCCAATCTGGAAAGTTGGATCAGGATTACCATTAGTTATGGGAACAAGTTTTGCGTTTGTTCCGACTGTATTAGCTGTGGGACAGAAGTACGGTCTAGCAGGAGTATTAGGTGGATCACTAGGTGGAACTTTAGTAGAGGTATTATTAGGATTTTTCATAAAACCACTTCGTAAGTTTTTCCCGCCTATAGTTACAGGTACTGTATTGATTGCGATAGGATTATCTCTTATACCTACAGGTATAAAATATTTTGCAGGTGGAGAAGGAGCCAAAGACTTTGGTTCACCACAAAACTTAATTTTAGGACTTATTGTTCTTTTAACAGTTATATTATTACAAAGATTTGGTAAAGGTGTATTTAGTATAGCAGCTATTCTTATAGCATTAGTATTAGGATATATTATAGCAATTCCAATGGGTAAAGTTGACTTTACTGGAGTATCTCAAGCAGGATGGTTCAGCTTACCTAGACCTTTAAAATTTGGATTAGAATTCCATCTTGACGCGATACTAAAATTCGCTGCTGTATATCTTATAGCGGGACTTGAAACAATAGGTAATATTTCAGCTATTGCATCAAGTGGATTAGATAGAGAAGCAACGGACGATGAAATGACAGGAGCAGTATTAGCTAATGGATTCGGTAGTGCATTTGCATCAATATTCGGAGTACTTCCAAATATCGGATTTGGTCAAAATGCTGGTATTGTAGCTATGACTAAAGTAGTTAATAGATTCTGTGTTGCTACTGGAGCTGCATTTTTAGTATTTGCAGGTATAGTACCTAAATTTGGAGCAATATGTGCGGCAATGCCACCAAGCGTATTAGGTGGAGCTGTAACAATGATTTTCGCTAGTATAACTGTTAGTGGTATAAAAATGGTATCAAGTAAAGGTATAGATTCAAGAATTTCTACTATATTATCTGTTTCATTAGGAGTTGGAATAGGATTTAGTCAAGTTCCAGCAGCGTTAGAATTTATGCCAGCATTCTTTAAAGGATTCTTTGGAGATCCTGTGGTTGCAGCAGGTATATTAGCATTAATTTTAAATATAGTTTTCCCAGAAAAAGCTGAAAAAAAAAGTGATGAAAAAAATAATTTAGCAACTGAATAA
- a CDS encoding FAD binding domain-containing protein translates to MITIKEYIVPKSIEEAYEQFSAKKKSTLIGGGAFIRMGSKNIPAAIDLSKAGLDYIKENEDTIEIGAMTTFGDIEHSELLKEHFNGVLPESVKEIVGMQLRNLVTVGGTVYTRYGFSDFLAGLLTLDVQVKLYKQGLIPLDKFLEEGAPERDILECIIIKKENRKAAYKAVRNSMGDYAILNVGASKLDNDYRLVVGARPRRATLAKGAMEYLNKNGATEENIDKACDMASEEIVFGDNARGSKEYRKSVSKVLLKRALMEVVNNDY, encoded by the coding sequence GTGATAACGATTAAGGAATATATAGTGCCTAAAAGTATAGAAGAAGCATACGAGCAGTTTAGTGCTAAGAAAAAATCAACACTAATTGGTGGTGGAGCATTCATAAGAATGGGCTCCAAAAATATACCGGCTGCTATTGACTTATCAAAAGCTGGATTGGACTATATTAAAGAAAATGAAGATACAATTGAAATCGGAGCAATGACTACATTTGGAGATATAGAGCACTCCGAATTATTAAAAGAACATTTTAATGGAGTCCTACCAGAATCTGTTAAAGAAATAGTAGGAATGCAATTAAGAAATTTAGTTACAGTTGGAGGAACAGTATATACAAGATATGGATTCTCAGATTTCTTAGCAGGTCTATTAACTTTAGATGTTCAAGTAAAACTATATAAACAAGGATTAATTCCATTGGATAAATTCTTGGAAGAAGGTGCACCAGAAAGAGATATACTGGAGTGCATAATAATTAAAAAAGAAAATAGAAAAGCTGCTTATAAAGCAGTCAGAAACTCAATGGGAGATTACGCAATACTAAATGTTGGTGCCTCAAAATTAGATAATGATTACAGATTAGTAGTTGGTGCAAGACCACGTAGAGCCACATTAGCTAAAGGAGCTATGGAATACCTAAACAAGAATGGTGCAACAGAAGAAAACATAGATAAAGCATGTGATATGGCATCTGAAGAAATCGTTTTCGGAGATAATGCAAGAGGAAGTAAAGAATATAGAAAAAGCGTTTCCAAGGTCTTGTTAAAGAGAGCTCTAATGGAGGTTGTTAACAATGATTATTAA
- a CDS encoding (2Fe-2S)-binding protein, translated as MIINVKINGLKKTLDVEPDEYLVDALRRYGYISVRQGCDTGNCGVCTVHLDGKSVLSCIVLAAKADGREVTTIDGVKEDAERVGRYLVEEGAEQCGYCSAGTIMSILYLEKCVENPTDEDILHYLAGNLCRCTGYEGQVRAIKKYLEAKKNEDSK; from the coding sequence ATGATTATTAATGTTAAGATAAATGGATTGAAAAAAACCTTAGATGTGGAACCAGATGAATATTTAGTTGATGCGTTGAGAAGATATGGATATATAAGTGTAAGGCAAGGCTGTGATACAGGAAACTGCGGTGTATGTACAGTACACCTTGACGGAAAATCAGTTTTATCTTGTATTGTATTAGCAGCTAAGGCAGATGGACGTGAAGTAACAACAATAGATGGAGTAAAAGAAGATGCAGAAAGAGTAGGAAGATATCTAGTTGAAGAAGGAGCAGAGCAGTGTGGATATTGTAGTGCAGGAACTATAATGAGTATTCTTTATCTAGAAAAATGTGTAGAAAATCCAACTGATGAAGATATATTACACTATTTAGCTGGAAATCTTTGTAGATGTACAGGATATGAAGGACAAGTAAGAGCGATAAAAAAATACTTGGAGGCGAAGAAAAATGAAGATAGTAAATAA
- a CDS encoding xanthine dehydrogenase family protein molybdopterin-binding subunit: MKIVNKPYSKIDGMGLVTGKPVYTEDLAPKDALIVKILRSPHAFARIKSINKSIAEKVPGVECVFTHEDVEKIRFTRAGQCWPELSPYDTCILDEYVRYVGDEVAIVAAVDEKTAMKALKMIKVEYEVLDPVLSLDEADGHSSMVHPEEDSYTLAEYGFDRKRNIACQVELKLGELDKALAESEVVLKRQYRTQAQAQAMMETQRTFTYMDMHGRLVVVSATQIPFHVRRILSNAFKMPESMIRVIKPRIGGGFGAKQTAASEFFPALVTLKTGKPAKIVYDRREVFRATSSRHEMKLEVTLGATKEGKIKAIRLDAVSDKGAYGEHCNSVIGAVGKKVLTLYNKADAYEFNGKAVYTNHPVGGALRGFGVTQGVFALETIINELADQLNIDPVKIREMNMIKRGETTELFNLTTKDWGSEPMYMDGCFLEECVEKGKELIKWDEKYGKKVVNGSKVRGLGMAIAQQGSGLPKIDMASAVLKLNADGFFNLTMGATDIGTGSDTILAQIAAEGLGVELDKIVVYSSDTDLTPFDSGAYASSTTYTTGNAVIEAALNMKNLIIKYGAEYFKTEIENIEFDGEYVRRIDNGEEISLADFSKKLTYNILHTQLVATGSYVPERTAAPYMAGFAEVDVDTETGKVEVVEFVGTVDCGTPINPKLSKIQIEGGIVTGIGLALYEEVRYSPEGRLMTDTFMEYKLPTRTDIGKVTAELVDAYEPSGPYGAKSIGEVVVNTCAPAIVDAVYNACGVRIRDLPITPEKVLRALEEKKQAEKQK, from the coding sequence ATGAAGATAGTAAATAAGCCATATTCTAAGATAGATGGAATGGGATTAGTTACAGGAAAACCAGTATATACAGAAGACCTTGCACCCAAAGATGCTCTTATAGTAAAAATATTAAGAAGTCCTCATGCATTTGCTAGAATAAAAAGTATAAATAAAAGTATAGCTGAAAAAGTACCTGGAGTAGAATGTGTATTTACACACGAAGATGTAGAAAAAATAAGATTTACAAGAGCAGGACAATGTTGGCCAGAATTATCTCCATACGATACATGTATATTAGATGAATACGTGAGATATGTTGGAGATGAAGTAGCTATAGTAGCTGCTGTTGATGAAAAAACAGCGATGAAAGCTTTAAAAATGATAAAAGTAGAATATGAAGTATTAGATCCAGTTCTTAGTCTTGACGAGGCAGATGGACATTCTTCAATGGTTCATCCAGAGGAAGACTCTTATACACTGGCAGAGTATGGATTTGATAGAAAGAGAAATATAGCATGTCAAGTTGAGCTTAAACTAGGAGAACTAGATAAGGCTCTTGCAGAAAGTGAAGTTGTATTAAAAAGACAATATAGAACACAAGCACAAGCACAAGCTATGATGGAAACTCAAAGAACTTTTACGTATATGGATATGCATGGTAGATTAGTAGTTGTTTCAGCTACTCAAATACCTTTCCATGTTAGAAGAATATTGTCAAATGCTTTTAAAATGCCAGAAAGTATGATAAGAGTAATAAAACCAAGAATAGGTGGAGGATTTGGGGCAAAACAAACAGCTGCATCAGAATTCTTCCCAGCATTAGTGACACTTAAAACAGGAAAACCAGCAAAAATAGTATACGATAGAAGAGAAGTATTTAGAGCTACATCTTCAAGACATGAAATGAAACTGGAAGTTACTTTAGGAGCAACAAAAGAAGGAAAGATAAAAGCAATAAGATTAGATGCGGTTTCAGATAAAGGTGCATATGGAGAACACTGTAATAGTGTTATAGGTGCTGTTGGTAAAAAAGTATTAACACTATATAATAAAGCTGATGCTTATGAGTTTAACGGAAAAGCAGTATATACAAATCATCCTGTAGGTGGAGCCTTAAGAGGATTCGGAGTAACTCAAGGTGTATTCGCACTTGAAACAATAATAAACGAATTAGCTGATCAACTTAATATAGACCCAGTTAAAATAAGAGAAATGAACATGATTAAAAGAGGCGAAACTACTGAGCTATTTAATCTAACAACAAAAGACTGGGGTAGTGAACCAATGTACATGGATGGTTGCTTCCTAGAAGAGTGTGTTGAAAAAGGAAAAGAATTAATCAAGTGGGATGAGAAGTATGGTAAGAAAGTTGTAAATGGATCTAAAGTTAGAGGTCTAGGTATGGCTATAGCGCAACAAGGTTCAGGATTACCTAAAATAGATATGGCTTCAGCTGTATTGAAACTTAATGCAGATGGATTCTTTAACTTAACAATGGGTGCAACAGATATAGGAACAGGTAGTGATACTATATTAGCACAAATTGCTGCTGAAGGATTAGGTGTTGAATTAGATAAGATAGTAGTTTATTCATCAGACACTGACTTAACACCATTTGATAGTGGTGCATATGCTTCAAGTACAACATATACAACAGGAAATGCGGTTATAGAAGCAGCACTAAATATGAAAAATTTAATAATAAAATATGGTGCTGAGTACTTTAAAACAGAAATAGAAAATATAGAGTTTGATGGAGAATATGTAAGAAGAATAGATAATGGTGAAGAAATAAGTCTTGCAGATTTTTCAAAGAAATTGACATATAATATTCTACACACACAATTAGTAGCTACAGGCTCATATGTTCCAGAAAGAACAGCTGCACCATATATGGCAGGATTCGCAGAAGTAGATGTAGACACAGAGACAGGAAAAGTTGAAGTTGTAGAATTTGTAGGAACAGTTGATTGTGGAACACCTATAAATCCAAAACTTTCTAAAATACAAATAGAAGGTGGAATAGTAACTGGAATAGGTCTGGCTTTATATGAAGAGGTAAGATATAGTCCAGAAGGAAGATTAATGACGGATACATTTATGGAATACAAACTTCCTACAAGAACAGACATTGGTAAAGTTACAGCAGAACTAGTTGATGCATATGAACCATCAGGTCCATATGGAGCAAAATCAATAGGTGAAGTTGTAGTAAATACATGTGCACCAGCAATTGTTGATGCAGTATATAATGCTTGTGGTGTAAGAATTAGAGACTTACCAATTACACCAGAAAAAGTATTACGTGCTTTAGAGGAAAAAAAGCAAGCTGAAAAACAAAAATAA
- a CDS encoding L,D-transpeptidase family protein has product MAKRILLIIIGFICVITVILVGTFIINNVNNKDINSNNKNIIRVSKMNSNNKEFKILIEIDTKYLYLIDKNSNTIVKKYIVATGKEETPTPIGSFKVTDKGMWGEGFGTRWLGLNVPWGRYGIHGTNKPYSIGSNASQGCIRMRNQDVEELYNFVRHNMSVTIIGGPFGPFNHGFRTLTPGDRGSDVQEVQKRLKIKGYYSGDIDGVYGESLKDSLIRFLKDNKMKLTDEIGDEIYEKLDIILTE; this is encoded by the coding sequence ATGGCCAAACGTATTTTGCTAATAATAATTGGTTTTATATGCGTAATTACTGTCATATTAGTTGGAACTTTCATTATTAATAATGTTAATAATAAAGATATAAACTCCAATAATAAAAATATTATTCGTGTAAGTAAAATGAATTCAAATAATAAAGAATTTAAGATATTAATAGAAATTGATACAAAGTATTTATATCTGATAGATAAAAATAGTAATACTATAGTAAAAAAATACATAGTAGCAACAGGAAAAGAAGAAACTCCGACTCCAATAGGAAGTTTTAAGGTTACTGATAAAGGAATGTGGGGAGAAGGATTTGGTACTAGATGGTTAGGTTTAAATGTTCCATGGGGAAGATATGGAATACATGGAACTAATAAACCATATTCAATAGGATCAAATGCATCACAAGGTTGCATAAGAATGAGAAATCAAGATGTAGAAGAACTATATAACTTTGTAAGACATAATATGTCAGTGACTATAATAGGGGGTCCTTTTGGACCTTTTAATCATGGTTTTAGAACTTTAACTCCTGGTGATAGGGGTTCAGATGTACAAGAAGTACAGAAAAGATTAAAGATAAAAGGATATTATAGTGGAGATATAGATGGTGTATATGGTGAATCTTTAAAAGATTCCTTAATAAGATTTTTAAAAGATAATAAAATGAAACTTACAGATGAAATAGGAGATGAGATATATGAGAAATTGGACATTATATTGACAGAATAA
- a CDS encoding ferritin: protein MLSERLLEGLNDQINYEFLSAHYYLAMAAYCADQDLDGFANFFVVQAEEERFHAMKFYNFVNELDGRVKITGIENVKNDYESILDVFKSALAHEKTVTKRIYNLTDIATEEREHATISLLKWFVDEQVEEEASMKSILKRLERLGDDIHGVYMLDQELAQRTFVPPTNA, encoded by the coding sequence ATGTTGTCTGAAAGACTATTAGAAGGTTTAAATGATCAGATAAACTATGAATTTTTATCAGCTCATTATTATCTAGCTATGGCTGCATATTGCGCAGATCAAGATTTAGATGGATTTGCAAACTTCTTTGTAGTACAAGCAGAAGAAGAAAGATTTCATGCTATGAAATTCTATAATTTTGTAAATGAGTTAGATGGAAGAGTAAAAATAACTGGTATAGAAAATGTTAAAAATGATTATGAATCAATACTAGATGTATTTAAGTCAGCATTGGCTCATGAAAAAACAGTTACTAAAAGAATATATAACTTAACTGATATAGCTACTGAAGAAAGAGAACATGCTACTATTAGTTTATTAAAATGGTTTGTAGATGAACAAGTTGAAGAAGAAGCAAGTATGAAGTCAATATTAAAAAGATTAGAAAGATTAGGCGATGATATTCACGGTGTATATATGCTAGATCAAGAACTAGCTCAGAGAACATTTGTACCGCCTACTAATGCATAA
- a CDS encoding methyl-accepting chemotaxis protein: MKIKNKVKKIRSILGVGYLGKKLNFKNILYKILRIKITSMKYKFLIPTLIMILVSTLSIGIVGYFTQKGIINHLLEEMVRSQLNNFKKEISQSEVNYLKSKNSVDKYLVKIARSIAGQITKIPESELNKELKNICDRIQVDRIRIIDENGMSKWSSNEELDNFDFNSSNQSRAILEGINNKDFYIIQESIKTRDGQTMHFVAVGREDKPGVIQIGIRTSYIEDMINLYDIKAVAKGSKFGKNGYMFVADKDGNIISHQDTQIIGKNLKDFSWGKDIVKMRKGSFGFSHNGEKYFVAFERHYKNQILASVMPSGSYISGINSFAVNVALFTIIIIIITFGIISILNNKVITNRINKGIKFIKEIEHGNLNVKMEMHSKDEISLLMTGLENMKENLREILLIISNFVNKINSTVTLLSDSSYQTNSSSQQIAVSINQIAVGANNQVKEIHDSVNKLEDLAKGIVQIDTNFKVIEEKAKDIKKQNNKGLETVKLLKEKFIKNEESTLVMKDKMKNLSYKSDEIQNIVEVINDIAQQTNLLSLNASIEAARAGEYGKGFSVVANEIRKLAEESMSFSKKIGGIIKGVREDIKDVDTSANIVLGTVMQSGKILEYTISDFNTLKESNEVIFELIDKLYVIVDKSNKDKEKMIMSMNNVVSVSEETAVSTVEISSSTQKQLSEFEKISETANELNDISCGLSQIIKKFSVD; the protein is encoded by the coding sequence ATGAAAATAAAGAATAAGGTTAAAAAGATAAGAAGTATATTAGGTGTAGGGTATTTAGGAAAAAAATTAAACTTTAAAAATATTCTGTACAAGATTTTGAGAATCAAAATAACAAGTATGAAGTATAAGTTTTTAATCCCTACACTTATAATGATCCTAGTATCGACCTTATCTATTGGGATTGTAGGTTATTTTACACAGAAAGGAATCATAAATCATCTATTAGAAGAAATGGTAAGGTCTCAGCTAAATAATTTCAAAAAGGAGATATCACAAAGTGAGGTTAACTATTTAAAATCCAAAAATTCTGTAGACAAATATTTAGTTAAAATAGCAAGAAGTATTGCTGGACAAATAACAAAAATTCCAGAGAGCGAATTAAATAAAGAGCTTAAAAATATTTGTGATAGAATTCAAGTAGATAGGATAAGAATTATAGATGAAAATGGAATGTCTAAGTGGAGCAGCAATGAAGAATTAGATAATTTTGATTTTAATTCTAGTAATCAATCAAGAGCTATCCTAGAAGGAATAAATAATAAAGATTTTTATATAATTCAAGAGTCAATAAAAACAAGAGATGGACAAACAATGCACTTTGTTGCAGTAGGTAGAGAAGATAAGCCAGGAGTAATTCAAATTGGAATAAGAACATCTTATATTGAAGATATGATTAATTTATATGATATAAAGGCTGTTGCCAAAGGAAGTAAATTTGGAAAGAATGGATATATGTTTGTAGCAGATAAAGATGGTAATATTATTAGTCATCAAGATACTCAAATTATAGGGAAAAATTTAAAAGATTTTAGTTGGGGAAAAGATATAGTAAAAATGAGAAAAGGTTCATTTGGATTTTCACATAATGGAGAAAAATATTTTGTAGCTTTCGAGCGACATTATAAAAATCAGATATTAGCATCAGTTATGCCATCAGGGAGTTATATATCAGGAATAAACTCATTTGCTGTAAATGTCGCTTTGTTTACTATTATTATCATAATTATAACATTTGGAATTATAAGTATATTAAATAATAAAGTGATAACGAACAGAATAAATAAGGGAATAAAATTTATAAAAGAAATAGAACATGGAAATTTAAATGTGAAAATGGAAATGCATAGCAAGGATGAAATTAGCTTATTAATGACAGGTTTGGAAAATATGAAAGAAAATTTAAGAGAAATATTACTCATTATTTCAAATTTCGTTAATAAGATAAACAGTACAGTTACGTTATTATCAGATTCTTCGTACCAAACTAACTCATCTAGTCAACAGATAGCGGTATCTATAAATCAAATAGCTGTTGGAGCAAATAATCAAGTAAAAGAAATACATGATAGTGTTAATAAGCTAGAAGACTTAGCAAAAGGAATAGTACAAATAGATACTAACTTTAAAGTTATAGAAGAAAAGGCTAAGGATATAAAAAAACAGAATAATAAAGGATTAGAAACTGTAAAACTATTAAAGGAAAAGTTTATAAAAAATGAAGAATCTACCTTAGTAATGAAAGATAAGATGAAAAACTTGTCCTATAAATCTGACGAAATACAGAATATAGTGGAAGTTATAAATGACATTGCTCAACAGACTAATCTTCTTTCTCTTAATGCTTCTATAGAGGCTGCAAGAGCTGGTGAATATGGAAAGGGGTTTTCTGTAGTAGCTAATGAAATAAGAAAACTGGCAGAAGAAAGTATGAGCTTTTCAAAAAAAATAGGAGGTATAATAAAAGGCGTAAGAGAAGATATAAAAGATGTAGATACATCAGCAAATATAGTATTAGGCACAGTTATGCAATCAGGAAAAATTTTAGAGTATACAATAAGTGATTTTAATACGCTAAAGGAGTCTAATGAAGTTATATTTGAACTGATCGATAAACTATATGTAATTGTAGATAAGTCAAATAAGGATAAGGAAAAGATGATAATGTCTATGAATAATGTTGTATCTGTCTCTGAAGAAACAGCTGTTTCTACTGTAGAAATTTCATCTTCGACTCAAAAACAATTATCTGAATTTGAAAAGATAAGTGAAACAGCTAATGAACTAAATGACATATCATGTGGTCTATCTCAAATTATAAAAAAGTTTAGTGTTGATTAG
- a CDS encoding alpha/beta-type small acid-soluble spore protein produces the protein MPNNSSNKLVVPEARQALNQLKTEIASELGLSNYESIDKGNLTSRQNGSVGGSITKRLVETAQRNLSK, from the coding sequence ATGCCAAACAATTCAAGTAATAAATTAGTAGTACCTGAAGCTCGTCAAGCTTTAAATCAATTGAAAACTGAGATAGCAAGTGAATTAGGTTTAAGTAACTATGAATCAATAGATAAAGGTAACTTAACTTCTAGACAAAATGGTTCTGTAGGTGGAAGTATAACTAAAAGACTAGTTGAAACAGCTCAAAGAAACTTATCTAAATAA